The DNA sequence GTAGAGTTTAAAAAAAGCGTGTTGAATATACAAGATATTCCTCGTGACCGCAAACCTGAAATTGCTTTTGCTGGAAAATCAAATGTAGGCAAATCTTCGTTATTAAATACCCTCTGGGGACGAAAAAATCTTGCAAAAACAAGTAATACTCCAGGAAAAACAAAAACTATTAATTTCTTTGAAGTAAACGGAAAATTTTACATGGTTGACCTTCCCGGATATGGTTATGCAGAAGTCCCATTGAAGATAAAAGAACAATGGAACAAGGTTATGTTTGATTACCTAACTCAAAGTGAAAACCTAAAACTTGTTGTGGTTCTTATAGACTCCCGTCATGGACCGGGCGATAAAGACCATCACTTATTAGACTTTCTGGAAGAACATGAAATTCCAACACTCCTTGTTGCAACAAAAATTGATAAATTAGGAAATGCCCAAAGAAAAATTCAATTAGATAAAATTAGAAAAGAACTTCGTCTGGATGAAGATGCTATTCTTCTCCCTTTTTCCTCACAGACCAAGGAAGGCGTTGCTCCTCTATGGAAAATCATCGGAGAAATATTAAATATCAGCAAATCATAAACCACCTATAAAAAAATTTGTATCTATAAATGCAGGGGTAATCCATAAATATCCTATAAAAAAATTTTACATATATAAATGCAGGGGTAATCCATGAATTTCCTATAAAAAATTTTGCATATATAAATGCAGGGGTAATCTATGAATATCCTATAAAAAAATTTTGCATCTAAATGTAGGGGTAATTCATGAATTACCCCTGAATTACCCCTGTATAAATTAAATATAA is a window from the Candidatus Hydrogenedens sp. genome containing:
- the yihA gene encoding ribosome biogenesis GTP-binding protein YihA/YsxC, which produces MKIISVEFKKSVLNIQDIPRDRKPEIAFAGKSNVGKSSLLNTLWGRKNLAKTSNTPGKTKTINFFEVNGKFYMVDLPGYGYAEVPLKIKEQWNKVMFDYLTQSENLKLVVVLIDSRHGPGDKDHHLLDFLEEHEIPTLLVATKIDKLGNAQRKIQLDKIRKELRLDEDAILLPFSSQTKEGVAPLWKIIGEILNISKS